The Daucus carota subsp. sativus chromosome 2, DH1 v3.0, whole genome shotgun sequence genome includes a window with the following:
- the LOC108206072 gene encoding transcription termination factor MTERF6, chloroplastic/mitochondrial has protein sequence MQVVSAQPTGNNSSIRWFFKDKGFDDKSINVMLKKCKRLEDVQSEKADENWAYLTSIGIQERKLPNVVARCPKILSLGLNEKLIPMVQFLGTLLGTKPNDIASAITKFPQLLAHSVEEKLCPLLAFFESLGVHEKQLGKMLMFNPRIISYSIESKLAHIVEFLSSLGLSNEVIGKVLVKNPSIMGYGVDNRLRPTSEFLLSLGLEEKELQTLAVNYPEVLCRDAKKVLNSHVTYLKNCGFEDQHIAALVTGYPPILIKSIKNSLKPRIKFLVDVMGRRIEEAANYPEFFRYGMKKRLESRQKLLAQRSISCSLSEMLDCNEKKFLLRFDLAD, from the coding sequence ATGCAAGTTGTGAGTGCTCAGCCAACTGGTAACAATAGCAGCATCAGGTGGTTCTTTAAAGATAAAGGTTTCGATGACAAAAGTATTAATGTCATGCTCAAAAAGTGCAAGCGCCTCGAAGATGTACAGAGTGAAAAGGCTGATGAAAACTGGGCTTATTTGACAAGCATCGGAATCCAGGAGAGGAAACTGCCTAATGTTGTTGCCAGGTGCCCTAAGATTCTTTCCCTCGGTCTAAATGAGAAACTTATTCCTATGGTTCAGTTCCTTGGTACATTATTAGGAACTAAACCCAATGACATTGCTTCTGCAATCACGAAGTTTCCCCAATTACTCGCCCACAGCGTGGAAGAAAAGCTTTGTCCACTTCTCGCATTCTTTGAATCTCTTGGGGTCCATGAGAAACAACTTGGTAAAATGCTTATGTTTAATCCAAGAATCATCAGCTATAGCATAGAATCCAAGCTTGCGCATATTGTCGAATTTCTTTCTAGTCTTGGTCTAAGCAATGAAGTAATTGGCAAAGTTTTGGTGAAGAATCCATCAATAATGGGTTATGGAGTTGATAATAGGTTGCGTCCAACTTCTGAGTTTCTTTTATCATTGGGCCTGGAAGAGAAAGAGCTTCAGACACTAGCAGTTAACTACCCTGAGGTTTTGTGTAGAGATGCGAAGAAGGTGTTGAACTCACATGTCACATACTTGAAGAATTGCGGGTTTGAAGACCAACATATAGCAGCTCTGGTGACTGGTTATCCCCCAATTCTGATCAAGAGCATTAAAAATTCCCTAAAACCAAGAATCAAGTTTTTGGTAGATGTGATGGGCAGACGAATTGAAGAAGCTGCTAATTATCCAGAGTTCTTCCGATATGGTATGAAGAAGAGACTGGAATCGAGGCAAAAGCTTTTGGCACAGAGGAGTATAAGTTGTAGCCTGAGTGAAATGCTGGACTGTAATGAAAAAAAGTTCCTCTTGAGGTTTGATTTAGCCGACTAA